The nucleotide sequence GCGGGGTCACCTCGACCAGCCAGCGCAGCACCGCCGGGTAGGCCTCGGCCGGGACGAAGGTGCCGGAGAAGAGGAACAGGGTGAACTGGGCCGACCCCATGAGGTCGAAGTCCTGCCAGCTGCGCATCAGCGTGGAGACGGTCATGCCGAGCGCGCCGAACGCGAAGCCGACCAGCACCGCGGCCGGGAACGCGGCGAGTGCCCGGCCGGCGGTGGTCAGGTCCATCGCCACCATGATCAGCAGGAACGCGGCCGAGTAGAGGCTGCCACGGACCATGGCCCAGCCCAGCTCGCCGAGGGCGATTTCGAACGGCTGCACCGGGGTCGCGATGACCCCGTCGTACAGCTTCATGTACTTCATCTTCCCGAAGAAGTTGAAGGTGGTCTCCGACAGCGCGCCGCTCATCGCCGACGAGGCCAGCATGGCCGGGGCCACGAACGCCGCGTAGGAGACCACCTGGCCGCCGGGCAGGGTCAGGTCGCCGACCAGCGCGCCCACCCCGACGCCGATCGAGAAGAGGTAGAGCACCGGCTCCAGGAATCCGGAGATCAGCACCAGCCAGTAGGCGCTGCGCAGGGCCGTGAAGTTGCGCTCGGCGACCGAGGCCGAGCGGCGGGCGCCCGCGGTGTTGACCAGCCGGGGCAGGACGAGAGCGACCACGACAACCTTCCCCTAGACGACGAGCTGACGCTGGAATACGCGCCGGGCCAGCCACCAGCCGGCGGCTGCCCAGAGCGCGAGGTAGAGCAGGTGGCCGGTGACCGACCACTGCGGAGCAACGCCGAGCGTGGCGGCGCGGCACAGGTCGACCGCGTGCCAGAGCGGAGTCGCG is from Micromonospora terminaliae and encodes:
- a CDS encoding ABC transporter permease; its protein translation is MVALVLPRLVNTAGARRSASVAERNFTALRSAYWLVLISGFLEPVLYLFSIGVGVGALVGDLTLPGGQVVSYAAFVAPAMLASSAMSGALSETTFNFFGKMKYMKLYDGVIATPVQPFEIALGELGWAMVRGSLYSAAFLLIMVAMDLTTAGRALAAFPAAVLVGFAFGALGMTVSTLMRSWQDFDLMGSAQFTLFLFSGTFVPAEAYPAVLRWLVEVTPLYRSVHLIRGICVGGSGWSWLLDVAYLLALTVGMLALASGRMSRLLYK